Proteins co-encoded in one Dreissena polymorpha isolate Duluth1 chromosome 12, UMN_Dpol_1.0, whole genome shotgun sequence genomic window:
- the LOC127854247 gene encoding uncharacterized protein LOC127854247 isoform X1 codes for MINIFGKLYTLLRRPQAVPVNATAAKTPTENTHLDPTRQHDTLEDGPADGASGGLVEDCALTKTGSESGVLDPTISKLRTESTTSADWEHIQPSDGKINVSTNIDINVSANVDEGFDVITDSDVNHGKDAYKTQIDEDKHQKKNGVEMKSSAITTESDVGKFKVSDHNQTNKDEHVKQNESGNKKKAIDKKQNNETIDEQRVNSTDHDKEQSVSEKQMKTDGEPERKESMDQATCAHKESALEEGNSEEVDDKSCPVVEDDASSLIEQPEHVEKHSQKSGNKGKRDRKVCKYFKKGQKCWKDKKCPFAHVNSGYTEMGEDADKENVSEKEKEQSQRVKIVESDYATYLDYALAMTEHGRQIAAKDLVYKLGYMRSTDRESISNALIGQFKMAKSRENLGWMKEARYLAEMFYDNGWIDENMPLKEPKHRGKKQPKSKKSKNDAYDPNPGGICRDFRLKSDPSLPVIVTNAAGDAVTSGGGDMEPLCMGDNVTSGGGDTEPQCTVKGTGDVAGPQNTSSDGQLVDDYTEQVIQKAMTMAINDGLSQSAIMEVIEDVTSITKVTPRKQTQPTTVDLTQTPRSRFNQLAIGFNYHSEVVAKESRKTPFGEIYQPVQASKSPEDHLAVGFSFHANQLLKDARRTECGEVIIPGVIVTPGKRTRDQLAVGFSYHANELAKDISVDAGKNEAEENEKSSKEDVPLIETLEKDLHVDIEDIKKGRKLFQDTYAIGFSYHSDLAINKQLVEINGNMDSEFASSLVQDAAFDEDRNLAEIESELPPLGRLPAGSVW; via the exons ATGATCAACATATTTGGAAAACTGTACACATTGTTGA gGCGACCACAGGCGGTTCCTGTGAATGCTACTGCAGCAAAAACACCAACAGAAAATACCCACTTGGACCCAACGAGGCAACACGACACATTGGAAGATGGTCCAGCTGATGGGGCATCTGGCGGGCTTGTCGAGGATTGTGCCCTGACTAAAACTGGCTCCGAGAGCGGTGTGCTTGACCCTACCATCTCTAAGCTAAGGACAGAGTCTACCACTAGTGCAGACTGGGAACACATTCAGCCTTCAG ATGGCAAGATAAATGTCTCTACCAATATTGATATCAATGTCTCTGCCAATGTTGATGAGGGTTTTGACGTAATAACAGATTCAGATGTCAATCATGGAAAGGATGCTTACAAGACACAAATAGATGAAGACAAACACCAGAAGAAGAATGGAGTTGAGATGAAGTCCTCAGCAATCACAACAGAATCAGATGTTGGTAAGTTTAAAGTCTCGGACCATAATCAAACAAACAAAGATGAGCATGTTAAGCAGAATGAATCAGGGAATAAGAAAAAGGCTATTGATAAGAAGCAGAACAATGAGACCATTGATGAACAGCGAGTAAACAGTACAGATCATGATAAGGAACAGTCAGTCAGTGAGAAACAGATGAAGACAGATGGTGAGCCTGAGAGAAAAGAATCAATGGATCAAGCCACATGTGCACATAAGGAATCGGCATTAGAAGAAGGAAATTCTGAAGAAGTTGATGACAAGTCCTGCCCTGTTGTTGAAGATGATGCCAGTAGCCTGATTGAACAACCCGAGCATGTTGAAAAACACTCACAGAAGAGCGGAAATAAAG GTAAACGTGATAGGAAGGTGTGCAAGTACTTCAAGAAAGGGCAGAAGTGCTGGAAAGACAAGAAATGCCCCTTTGCCCATGTCAACTCTGGATACACAGAAATGG GAGAAGATGCTGACAAAGAGAACGTGTCAGAGAAAGAGAAAGAGCAATCACAGAGGGTGAAGATTGTTGAGTCTGATTATGCAACATACTTGGACTATGCCCTCGCCATGACAGAGCATGGCAGACAGATTGCCGCCAAGGACTTGGTGTACAAGCTTGGTTACATGCGCAGCACGGACAGAGAGTCCATCAGCAATGCACTCATTGGTCAGTTTAAAATGGCCAAGAGCAGGGAG AACCTGGGCTGGATGAAGGAGGCACGATACTTAGCAGAGATGTTCTACGACAATGGCTGGATAGATGA GAACATgcctctgaaagaaccaaagcaTCGTGGCAAGAAGCAACCAAAATCCAAGAAAAGCAAGAATGATGC gtATGATCCAAACCCTGGTGGTATTTGTAGAGATTTCCGCCTGAAATCAGATCCAAGCCTCCCTGTTATAGTAACCAATGCTGCTGGGGACGCCGTCACCAGTGGGGGTGGTGATATGGAACCCTTGTGTATGGGGGACAATGTCACCAGTGGAGGTGGGGATACGGAACCCCAGTGTACAGTGAAAGGGACTGGGGACGTAGCAGGGCCACAGAACACCTCATCTGATGGCCAACTGGTGGATGACTACACTGAGCAG GTGATTCAGAAGGCTATGACCATGGCTATTAATGATGGTTTGTCCCAGTCCGCCATCATGGAAGTGATAGAAGACGTCACATCTATCACCAAGGTAACACCAAGGAAGCAGACACAGCCCACCACGGTTGACCTTACCCAGACACCACGGTCCCGGTTCAACCAGCTGGCCATCGGTTTTAACTACCACAGTGAGGTGGTTGCTAAGGAGTCCCGGAAGACGCCATTTGGAGAAATATACCAGCCTGTGCAGGCTTCGAAATCTCCAGAGGATCATCTGGCAGTGGGGTTCAGTTTCCACGCTAACCAGCTCTTGAAAGACGCTCGAAGGACGGAATGCGGTGAAGTCATAATACCTGGCGTTATTGTCACCCCAGGAAAACGCACACGTGATCAGTTGGCTGTTGGGTTCAGTTACCATGCCAACGAACTAGCCAAGGACATTTCAGTTGATGCTGGTAAAAATGAGGCGGAAGAAAATGAAAAATCCAGCAAAGAGGATGTTCCCCTTATTGAAACTTTGGAGAAGGATCTCCATGTTGATATTGAAGATATAAAGAAAGGCAGGAAATTGTTTCAGGACACGTATGCTATTGGGTTCAGCTACCACTCTGATCTTGCAATAAATAAACAGCTAGTGGAAATCAACGGTAACATGGACAGTGAATTTGCTTCAAGTTTGGTCCAGGATGCAGCGTTTGACGAGGATCGTAACCTGGCAGAGATTGAGTCAGAATTACCTCCCTTGGGTCGTCTGCCTGCAGGAAGTGTCTGGTAG
- the LOC127854247 gene encoding uncharacterized protein LOC127854247 isoform X2 encodes MINIFGKLYTLLRRPQAVPVNATAAKTPTENTHLDPTRQHDTLEDGPADGASGGLVEDCALTKTGSESGVLDPTISKLRTESTTSADWEHIQPSDGKINVSTNIDINVSANVDEGFDVITDSDVNHGKDAYKTQIDEDKHQKKNGVEMKSSAITTESDVGKFKVSDHNQTNKDEHVKQNESGNKKKAIDKKQNNETIDEQRVNSTDHDKEQSVSEKQMKTDGEPERKESMDQATCAHKESALEEGNSEEVDDKSCPVVEDDASSLIEQPEHVEKHSQKSGNKGKRDRKVCKYFKKGQKCWKDKKCPFAHVNSGYTEMEDADKENVSEKEKEQSQRVKIVESDYATYLDYALAMTEHGRQIAAKDLVYKLGYMRSTDRESISNALIGQFKMAKSRENLGWMKEARYLAEMFYDNGWIDENMPLKEPKHRGKKQPKSKKSKNDAYDPNPGGICRDFRLKSDPSLPVIVTNAAGDAVTSGGGDMEPLCMGDNVTSGGGDTEPQCTVKGTGDVAGPQNTSSDGQLVDDYTEQVIQKAMTMAINDGLSQSAIMEVIEDVTSITKVTPRKQTQPTTVDLTQTPRSRFNQLAIGFNYHSEVVAKESRKTPFGEIYQPVQASKSPEDHLAVGFSFHANQLLKDARRTECGEVIIPGVIVTPGKRTRDQLAVGFSYHANELAKDISVDAGKNEAEENEKSSKEDVPLIETLEKDLHVDIEDIKKGRKLFQDTYAIGFSYHSDLAINKQLVEINGNMDSEFASSLVQDAAFDEDRNLAEIESELPPLGRLPAGSVW; translated from the exons ATGATCAACATATTTGGAAAACTGTACACATTGTTGA gGCGACCACAGGCGGTTCCTGTGAATGCTACTGCAGCAAAAACACCAACAGAAAATACCCACTTGGACCCAACGAGGCAACACGACACATTGGAAGATGGTCCAGCTGATGGGGCATCTGGCGGGCTTGTCGAGGATTGTGCCCTGACTAAAACTGGCTCCGAGAGCGGTGTGCTTGACCCTACCATCTCTAAGCTAAGGACAGAGTCTACCACTAGTGCAGACTGGGAACACATTCAGCCTTCAG ATGGCAAGATAAATGTCTCTACCAATATTGATATCAATGTCTCTGCCAATGTTGATGAGGGTTTTGACGTAATAACAGATTCAGATGTCAATCATGGAAAGGATGCTTACAAGACACAAATAGATGAAGACAAACACCAGAAGAAGAATGGAGTTGAGATGAAGTCCTCAGCAATCACAACAGAATCAGATGTTGGTAAGTTTAAAGTCTCGGACCATAATCAAACAAACAAAGATGAGCATGTTAAGCAGAATGAATCAGGGAATAAGAAAAAGGCTATTGATAAGAAGCAGAACAATGAGACCATTGATGAACAGCGAGTAAACAGTACAGATCATGATAAGGAACAGTCAGTCAGTGAGAAACAGATGAAGACAGATGGTGAGCCTGAGAGAAAAGAATCAATGGATCAAGCCACATGTGCACATAAGGAATCGGCATTAGAAGAAGGAAATTCTGAAGAAGTTGATGACAAGTCCTGCCCTGTTGTTGAAGATGATGCCAGTAGCCTGATTGAACAACCCGAGCATGTTGAAAAACACTCACAGAAGAGCGGAAATAAAG GTAAACGTGATAGGAAGGTGTGCAAGTACTTCAAGAAAGGGCAGAAGTGCTGGAAAGACAAGAAATGCCCCTTTGCCCATGTCAACTCTGGATACACAGAAATGG AAGATGCTGACAAAGAGAACGTGTCAGAGAAAGAGAAAGAGCAATCACAGAGGGTGAAGATTGTTGAGTCTGATTATGCAACATACTTGGACTATGCCCTCGCCATGACAGAGCATGGCAGACAGATTGCCGCCAAGGACTTGGTGTACAAGCTTGGTTACATGCGCAGCACGGACAGAGAGTCCATCAGCAATGCACTCATTGGTCAGTTTAAAATGGCCAAGAGCAGGGAG AACCTGGGCTGGATGAAGGAGGCACGATACTTAGCAGAGATGTTCTACGACAATGGCTGGATAGATGA GAACATgcctctgaaagaaccaaagcaTCGTGGCAAGAAGCAACCAAAATCCAAGAAAAGCAAGAATGATGC gtATGATCCAAACCCTGGTGGTATTTGTAGAGATTTCCGCCTGAAATCAGATCCAAGCCTCCCTGTTATAGTAACCAATGCTGCTGGGGACGCCGTCACCAGTGGGGGTGGTGATATGGAACCCTTGTGTATGGGGGACAATGTCACCAGTGGAGGTGGGGATACGGAACCCCAGTGTACAGTGAAAGGGACTGGGGACGTAGCAGGGCCACAGAACACCTCATCTGATGGCCAACTGGTGGATGACTACACTGAGCAG GTGATTCAGAAGGCTATGACCATGGCTATTAATGATGGTTTGTCCCAGTCCGCCATCATGGAAGTGATAGAAGACGTCACATCTATCACCAAGGTAACACCAAGGAAGCAGACACAGCCCACCACGGTTGACCTTACCCAGACACCACGGTCCCGGTTCAACCAGCTGGCCATCGGTTTTAACTACCACAGTGAGGTGGTTGCTAAGGAGTCCCGGAAGACGCCATTTGGAGAAATATACCAGCCTGTGCAGGCTTCGAAATCTCCAGAGGATCATCTGGCAGTGGGGTTCAGTTTCCACGCTAACCAGCTCTTGAAAGACGCTCGAAGGACGGAATGCGGTGAAGTCATAATACCTGGCGTTATTGTCACCCCAGGAAAACGCACACGTGATCAGTTGGCTGTTGGGTTCAGTTACCATGCCAACGAACTAGCCAAGGACATTTCAGTTGATGCTGGTAAAAATGAGGCGGAAGAAAATGAAAAATCCAGCAAAGAGGATGTTCCCCTTATTGAAACTTTGGAGAAGGATCTCCATGTTGATATTGAAGATATAAAGAAAGGCAGGAAATTGTTTCAGGACACGTATGCTATTGGGTTCAGCTACCACTCTGATCTTGCAATAAATAAACAGCTAGTGGAAATCAACGGTAACATGGACAGTGAATTTGCTTCAAGTTTGGTCCAGGATGCAGCGTTTGACGAGGATCGTAACCTGGCAGAGATTGAGTCAGAATTACCTCCCTTGGGTCGTCTGCCTGCAGGAAGTGTCTGGTAG
- the LOC127854247 gene encoding uncharacterized protein LOC127854247 isoform X3, which produces MINIFGKLYTLLRRPQAVPVNATAAKTPTENTHLDPTRQHDTLEDGPADGASGGLVEDCALTKTGSESGVLDPTISKLRTESTTSADWEHIQPSDGKINVSTNIDINVSANVDEGFDVITDSDVNHGKDAYKTQIDEDKHQKKNGVEMKSSAITTESDVGKFKVSDHNQTNKDEHVKQNESGNKKKAIDKKQNNETIDEQRVNSTDHDKEQSVSEKQMKTDGEPERKESMDQATCAHKESALEEGNSEEVDDKSCPVVEDDASSLIEQPEHVEKHSQKSGNKEDADKENVSEKEKEQSQRVKIVESDYATYLDYALAMTEHGRQIAAKDLVYKLGYMRSTDRESISNALIGQFKMAKSRENLGWMKEARYLAEMFYDNGWIDENMPLKEPKHRGKKQPKSKKSKNDAYDPNPGGICRDFRLKSDPSLPVIVTNAAGDAVTSGGGDMEPLCMGDNVTSGGGDTEPQCTVKGTGDVAGPQNTSSDGQLVDDYTEQVIQKAMTMAINDGLSQSAIMEVIEDVTSITKVTPRKQTQPTTVDLTQTPRSRFNQLAIGFNYHSEVVAKESRKTPFGEIYQPVQASKSPEDHLAVGFSFHANQLLKDARRTECGEVIIPGVIVTPGKRTRDQLAVGFSYHANELAKDISVDAGKNEAEENEKSSKEDVPLIETLEKDLHVDIEDIKKGRKLFQDTYAIGFSYHSDLAINKQLVEINGNMDSEFASSLVQDAAFDEDRNLAEIESELPPLGRLPAGSVW; this is translated from the exons ATGATCAACATATTTGGAAAACTGTACACATTGTTGA gGCGACCACAGGCGGTTCCTGTGAATGCTACTGCAGCAAAAACACCAACAGAAAATACCCACTTGGACCCAACGAGGCAACACGACACATTGGAAGATGGTCCAGCTGATGGGGCATCTGGCGGGCTTGTCGAGGATTGTGCCCTGACTAAAACTGGCTCCGAGAGCGGTGTGCTTGACCCTACCATCTCTAAGCTAAGGACAGAGTCTACCACTAGTGCAGACTGGGAACACATTCAGCCTTCAG ATGGCAAGATAAATGTCTCTACCAATATTGATATCAATGTCTCTGCCAATGTTGATGAGGGTTTTGACGTAATAACAGATTCAGATGTCAATCATGGAAAGGATGCTTACAAGACACAAATAGATGAAGACAAACACCAGAAGAAGAATGGAGTTGAGATGAAGTCCTCAGCAATCACAACAGAATCAGATGTTGGTAAGTTTAAAGTCTCGGACCATAATCAAACAAACAAAGATGAGCATGTTAAGCAGAATGAATCAGGGAATAAGAAAAAGGCTATTGATAAGAAGCAGAACAATGAGACCATTGATGAACAGCGAGTAAACAGTACAGATCATGATAAGGAACAGTCAGTCAGTGAGAAACAGATGAAGACAGATGGTGAGCCTGAGAGAAAAGAATCAATGGATCAAGCCACATGTGCACATAAGGAATCGGCATTAGAAGAAGGAAATTCTGAAGAAGTTGATGACAAGTCCTGCCCTGTTGTTGAAGATGATGCCAGTAGCCTGATTGAACAACCCGAGCATGTTGAAAAACACTCACAGAAGAGCGGAAATAAAG AAGATGCTGACAAAGAGAACGTGTCAGAGAAAGAGAAAGAGCAATCACAGAGGGTGAAGATTGTTGAGTCTGATTATGCAACATACTTGGACTATGCCCTCGCCATGACAGAGCATGGCAGACAGATTGCCGCCAAGGACTTGGTGTACAAGCTTGGTTACATGCGCAGCACGGACAGAGAGTCCATCAGCAATGCACTCATTGGTCAGTTTAAAATGGCCAAGAGCAGGGAG AACCTGGGCTGGATGAAGGAGGCACGATACTTAGCAGAGATGTTCTACGACAATGGCTGGATAGATGA GAACATgcctctgaaagaaccaaagcaTCGTGGCAAGAAGCAACCAAAATCCAAGAAAAGCAAGAATGATGC gtATGATCCAAACCCTGGTGGTATTTGTAGAGATTTCCGCCTGAAATCAGATCCAAGCCTCCCTGTTATAGTAACCAATGCTGCTGGGGACGCCGTCACCAGTGGGGGTGGTGATATGGAACCCTTGTGTATGGGGGACAATGTCACCAGTGGAGGTGGGGATACGGAACCCCAGTGTACAGTGAAAGGGACTGGGGACGTAGCAGGGCCACAGAACACCTCATCTGATGGCCAACTGGTGGATGACTACACTGAGCAG GTGATTCAGAAGGCTATGACCATGGCTATTAATGATGGTTTGTCCCAGTCCGCCATCATGGAAGTGATAGAAGACGTCACATCTATCACCAAGGTAACACCAAGGAAGCAGACACAGCCCACCACGGTTGACCTTACCCAGACACCACGGTCCCGGTTCAACCAGCTGGCCATCGGTTTTAACTACCACAGTGAGGTGGTTGCTAAGGAGTCCCGGAAGACGCCATTTGGAGAAATATACCAGCCTGTGCAGGCTTCGAAATCTCCAGAGGATCATCTGGCAGTGGGGTTCAGTTTCCACGCTAACCAGCTCTTGAAAGACGCTCGAAGGACGGAATGCGGTGAAGTCATAATACCTGGCGTTATTGTCACCCCAGGAAAACGCACACGTGATCAGTTGGCTGTTGGGTTCAGTTACCATGCCAACGAACTAGCCAAGGACATTTCAGTTGATGCTGGTAAAAATGAGGCGGAAGAAAATGAAAAATCCAGCAAAGAGGATGTTCCCCTTATTGAAACTTTGGAGAAGGATCTCCATGTTGATATTGAAGATATAAAGAAAGGCAGGAAATTGTTTCAGGACACGTATGCTATTGGGTTCAGCTACCACTCTGATCTTGCAATAAATAAACAGCTAGTGGAAATCAACGGTAACATGGACAGTGAATTTGCTTCAAGTTTGGTCCAGGATGCAGCGTTTGACGAGGATCGTAACCTGGCAGAGATTGAGTCAGAATTACCTCCCTTGGGTCGTCTGCCTGCAGGAAGTGTCTGGTAG